The segment CGCACCTGCCATCCGCAAGGCACGTCGGAACTCCGGGACCTCGAGGATCGGCCGTGATCGAGCCGCGTGGATGGACCCCTCAAGTTCGGTGATGGAGTAGCGTTCCGGGTACTTGATGCAGCTCAGCAGAACGGCCAGCTCGCCGTCATATTCGCGCTCGTGGGCAATCGAGGCTACGCTTGCCGGATACTCGTAAAGCTGCGGCCAGGGCAACTTGACATAGGCGCGCCGCAGCTCCGGCATTTCCAGGGCGAGAAGTGCATATCCTTTCAGGAAGATCGCGGTCCACGAAGGCCTGGTCTGCTGCGCCATTCTAGCCCTTAGAAGTGGGCCGAGGTTCATCTGACGCTGCACCGCGACCCGTGGCACGCCGATCGAAAACCTCATCAGATCGCCAACAAGGCGCCGGGGCGCCGAAAGCTTGATGGCTCGGCCTCGCATCAAACGACCTCTAGTAAAGATAAGGGAATATTCGCTTGGTCCTTTCCATATAGGCACGGTATTGCGGGCCTATATTCTCCAGCATCATACGCTCTTCCTTATCCACTCTCAGCAGGAAAAGCACGGCGAAACCAATCAAACCGGATATGCCCGCAACCCAGTTCGGCAGCAGAAAGGCCTGGCCGAGCCCCATAAGCAGGAACGAAGTGTACATCGGGTGACGGACCAAGGCGTATGGCCCGGCGCTGACCAGTTCATGCCGTTCGCGAATCTCGAGCGTGATCGACCAGTTACGGCCAAGTTCCTTGTGGGACATGCGAAAAATCCACAGCGCGGAGCAGAAGATGATGGTTCCGAGCGCCACCGACCATAGGCTGGCCGGATGGTCAGCCGCTGCGGGGATGCCGGTGGCGACATAGAAGCCAGGCAGAATCGCCAGGCCAAGGAGAGCCGATGCAAGCCCGACGGTGTCGGAACTCGAGCGGCCGCCAGCTACGATTCGCACGCGCTTTGCCCGGCGCTCGAACGGATACCGGATCACGTACCAAGCAACGAGGCCGACCACCCAAATGATCTCGCCAAGTGAAGCTACAGAAATGGTCACTTCAGGTCACCGGAGCTTTTTTTTCGATCTGGGACCACAAAAAGCCGTCGCAACTATGTCACCGTCCGAGTTGTCGACCGATAGACATTCAGAGCGCGTTGCTTTCGGATTTGACCGGGCGAATGGCGCGAAAGCGGGATTTGCCAATCGCATTTCAACCCCCGTTCATCTCCCGAAGCTTGGTTATGAATTGTTGCGGCCGGAGCCAGGTACCGGGGGTCTTATACCCCATCGATCTGGCGATGTCCGCTACGAATGCGTTGCAGTTGTAAAGCGAGGCGTGCCAAAGTGGAGAACTGGCCTGCAGTTTTCGTATGCTCGCGACGACTTCCCTATATTCGGCTTCGGTAAGTAAAACTCGCCAGCTTGCCGACCGGTAGGCATCTTCCAGGTCGCCGTCCGTCCACCCGGTCGAGGCTGGCACGGGCGCCACATGGCCGAGAACATAGACATTGGGATCATCGGACTTTGGAGCGAGCCCCGCGACTTCGGGGTTGACCATCCGTCCCGCCTGGTTCAATCGTCCAAAAATCACGTAGGAATGGCCATAGGTAAGGGCGTACCGGGAGCGGAACTCGATGAAATGCCGTTGGGCCGCGCGCGCCGGCATCGCCGCGGTTCTCAGTGCCCGATCGTTGGACACAAAAGTCGGCTGCGGCTTGTTGTCTTGCGACTGGCATGACGCCGCGACAAGCGCGAGCAGGGCCACAAGTGTTGAACGGCCACTTACAAGCGTCATCTCATCCAGACTCCGAGGGCCGCACACCTGGTGCCAGCCTTTGCCCGCCAACCGCAGGTAGGCTGCGAATCCGGCCTTGGCCCCTGCATATCGATGGGGAAGGGCCTGGCGGCCCTTCCCCAAATCTCCGAAAGCCGGTGCTTATTTAATCACGGGCTCTTCTACGGCAGCGGGTTCCGGCGGAGGAGCCTTCCCCTTTCCTTTACCGATCCCGTTCGCGCAGCCGCTCAGGCTGGTAACGGCGAGGGTAGCAACCATTACAATCAACATTCTGCTCATCAAGCAATCCTTTCCCCAGGGGCGGAACAGCCTATAGAATCGCCACAAATAAAAAGATATGCAGCCCCGCCAAGTTAGCTTCGATCTACACCAAAGCCTAGTGCAGAAATGCCACAGTTGCCACCTGGTTGCAGGCAACAGTTTTGCGGTGACGTGCCGGCAGGGCTCACCATCCAACGGAGATCAGGCCTGCCCACCATCAAATAACCACCACCGTCGTGCCCAAAGGAGTACGGTCGTAGAGGTCAATGATGTCGTCATTGATCAAACGGATGCACCCGCTCGATACCGCTGTGCCTATCGTCCATGGCTCGTTGGTACCATGTATCCGGAAGTGAGTGTCGCGCCCGTTGCGGTAGAGATAAAGGGCACGCGCACCAAGCGGGTTGTTTGGTCCGCCAGGGACCCCTCCTGCATACTGCACCAGGCGCGGCTTGCGCCTCATCATGTTGGCGGTGGGTGTCCAAGACGGCCAGTCCGCCTTGCGGGCGATGGTCGCTGTACCCTTGAACGAAAGTCCCTGCTCGCCGACGCCGACGCCGTAGCGCGTCGCCCACCCGTCGCCCTCGACGGCATAGAGAAAACGTTGCGACGTATCGACGACGATTGTTCCAGGCGGCTCGTTGCCGTCGTACCGCACATGCCGCCGTCGGAAACGAGGATTGAGGCCATTCCTTGGTCCGAATGCTGATGAAATCGGCTCCGTCACCTCTCGTAACGTCGACGTACATCCGGAAAGCATCAGAGCCAGACTACCCAGCACGAGCCCGCGGCGCGCAATGTCGTGTTCTTCCATTTTTACCTGCTAGGAAACTGGTCAATCTACCCCACCCTCGTCTCTACCATTCCCGGGCCTGCGGGCCAAGTCTCGCTGTGTGGTGGCAAAATGAATTCACAGGATTGGCAAGCGAATTGGAGCGAAACTTCTTGCGATAACCGTCTGCCTCTGTTCGGTTATGTCACAATGGGCATAGGACAGAGACGATGAAGCCTGACTTCCATGGGAAAGTCGCGATTGTGACCGGCGCAGGCTCCGGAATAGGAGCGGCTGTTTCACGGCAACTCGCGCAGGAAGGAGCCGAGGTCGTTGTCGCCGACCTTGATGCCGAGGCCGCGCGCCGCATGGCCGCCGAAATAAGCGCGCAAGGGGGCAGGGCCCACGACTTTGCGGTCGATGTCACGGATGCGGCAGCCGTCGAAAAGCTGGTCGAGTTCACTGTCCAGAAATGCGGCGGACTGGACATGGCGGTAAACAATGCCGGCATCGACGGCGTTCGAAAAGCAACGGCAGACTATCCGCTCGACAACTGGCACAAGCTGATAAACGTCAATCTGAATGGCGTCTTCTACAGCATGAAGTACGAAATCGCCGCCATGCTGGATCGAGGCGGAGGCGCCATCGTGAACATGTCCTCGATTCTCGGTTCCGTCGGCTTGCCGACTGCGTCCGCATACACGGCAGCGAAACATGGGGTCGTTGGACTGACCAAGGTTGCGGCGATCGAATATGCGAGGATGGGCATCCGGATCAATGTCGTCGGCCCTGGCTGGATCGAAACCCCTCTTTTATCGGAGCAAGTGGAGACATTAGCCACCCGGCGCATGGCAGCCCTTCAGCCGATGGGCAGACGCGGCAAACCGGAAGAGGTAGCGGCTCTTGTGTGCTTCCTGTTGTCCGATCAGGCCAGCTTTATCACTGGCAGCTACCATCTGGTGGACGGAGCTTACACCGCCCATTAAAGCGCGTCACGGCTGATGCCGGCGCCCGGAAGACGCAGCGCTCAGCGGCGTTTCTTCGCCTTGCCGGCGAACGGATTTTCCGAAGTGCGCAAGGCGATGCGGATCGGCACGCCGGGCATGTCGAAGGCTTCGCGCAGACTGTTGGAGAGATAGCGGACATAGGATTGCGGCATCGCGTCCGGCCGCGAGCAGGACACGACAAAGCCCGGCGGCCGCGTCTTGGCCTGGGTGACATATTTGATCTTCAGCCGGCGACCGGCGACGGCGGGCGGCGGATGGTGCGCCAGGATGCCTTCCAGCCAGCGGTTGAGCTTGCCGGTCGAGACGCGGCTGTTCCACACTCTGTGCGTCTTGATGACGGCATCCATCAGCTTGTCGAGGCCGCGCCCGGTCTCGGCCGAGACCGGCACCGCCTGGATGCCGCGCGCCTGCGGCAACAACCGCTCGGTCTTCTCGCGCAGTTCCGCCAGTAGTTCCTGGGGATGGTCGATCATATCCCATTTGTTGAAGGCGATCACCGGCGCGCGGCCCTCGCGGATGATCAGGTCGGCGATCTGCAGATCCTGCTTCTCGAAGGGAATGGTGGCGTCGAGCACGATGATGACAATCTCGGCAAAGCGGATGGCGCGCAGGCCGTCCTGCACCGACATGACTTCCAGCTTTTCGTGAATCCGGGCCTTGCGGCGCATGCCGGCGGTGTCGAACAGTTTCAGACGCCGGCCATGCCAGTCCCAGTCGACGGAAATCGAATCGCGGGTGATGCCGGCTTCCGGACCGGTCAGGAGCCGCTCCTCGCCGATCAGCGCATTGATCAGCGTCGATTTGCCGGCGTTCGGACGGCCGACGACGGCGATGCGCATCGGCTTGGTATCGTCATAGCTCGGCTCGGCATCCGGATCGGTGATGTCCTCGCCGATCAGCACCTCGCTGGCCGCGGCCTCCTCATCGGCATCCTCTTCTTCGCCGAAGGCGCGCGCCTCGCCCAGTGCTGATATCACCGCATCGCGCAAATCGGGCAGGCCCTGGCCGTGTTCGGCCGAGACCGGGATCGGCTCGCCAAGGCCGAGTTCCCAGGCCTCCAGCATGCCGCCCTGGGCGCCGCGCGCTTCGGCCTTGTTGGCGACCACGACAACCGGCTTGCCGGACTTGCGCACGATCTCGGCGAAGGTCTTGTCGTCAGGCATCAGCCCGGACTTGGCATCGATGGTGAAAAAGATCAGGTCGGCTTCGCGGATGGCGATCTCGGTCTGGGCGCGCATGCGGCCCGGCAGCGTCGAAGCAGCAGCATCCTCGAAGCCGGCAGTGTCGATGACGTCGAAATGCAGATCGTAGAGCTTGGCGGCATGGACGCGACGGTCGCGGGTGACGCCCGGCGTGTCGTCGACAAGCGCCAGCTTCCTTCCCACCAGACGATTGAAAAGGGTTGATTTGCCGACGTTAGGCCGGCCGATGATGGCGACTTTGAACGTCATCCGTCACGACACATTGCCCGACCCACGGATCAACTCGGACATCAACGTCGCCCGCTCGCGCGCGTTGCGCGGGGCGCTGTCATCCGAGGCGATCTGGTCGAACAGTTTCAGTGCGTCCGTCGCCTTGCCTTCCTTCCAGGCGGCAAGGCCGAGCGCCTCGCGCGCGGTATGGCGCAGCGGATTGGTGTCGGCGGTGAGCGTCTCGACCCGGCTCGAGACATCGGCGAACGAACCGTGGTCGACGAGCAGCAGCGCTGCCCTGAGGCGCGCCATGTCGCGAAGGCCTGATGGAATGTCCGTATCGGCGGCGACCTCGTCGAAGTCCTTGACGGCGGCAGCGACGTCGCCCTTATCCGCCTTGACGGTTGCCGCTCGCATGCGGGCGAGCAGCGGATAAGCGCCGTAGCCATCTTTTTCCAGCGCATCGAGGGCCGCCAGCGCTTCGTCGCTCTTGCCCTCATTGGCGAGCTTCAGCGCCTGCGAGAAGGCATCGCCTGAGCGATTGGCGCGGGTCTCGTCCCAATAGCGATAGCCGACGAAGGCGGCGGTGCCGACCACCACAAGTATCGCGAGCGCAAGCAAGGCAGGACCAAAACGGTCCCACAGCGCATGCGCCTGATCGCGACGCATCTCTTCGTTGACTTCGCGGATAAAACTGTCGTCCGACATCTCAAAACCATCCTGCCCGCCTCAGGGCGGTTTAGAGCGACGTGCGTCCATGGAAAGTACGCTCTAACACTTTGAATTTGCGCATCGTGCTTCCTGAAAATCAATTCTGCACTTCAGGCCGATGCGGCGTTTTAGCGAAATTTTGCCGGCATGGAAGGGGTTCGACCGGAAAATCGGCTAATCGCCGGGCGGCGATGTACAGGACGACCGAAAAGGGCGACCGCACCGACGCCACATTTCGCCGATAGCCGGTGCGCGAACCCTCCTCAAAATCCAGATCAGACACTGATGCCTCGTTTGTCCCGCGCTGTTGCGTTTTCGATCGCGTCGCTTGCTGCGGCGGGCGCTGCTGTCGCCGACCCGCCAGCGCCGGTAAAGCCGAAGCAGGCCGTCCTCATCTCGTTCGACAGCGCCCGCGATATTTCGCAATGGAAGCGCAGCCGGGCGCTGGCCCAGCGCACCGGCGCCCATTTCACCTATTTCGTGTCCTGCGTCTTCCTGCTCTCGCCGGAGACGCGCAAGCAATACACGGCGCCCGGCGGGACATCAGGCAAATCCAATATCGGCTTCGCCGCCTCAAAACAGGAAATCGCTGACCGGCTCGAGCAGATAAACCTCGCCGCCTCGGAAGGCCATGACATCGGCAGCCACGCTTGCGGCCATTTCGACGGCAAGGACTGGAACAAGGCCGACTGGCTGAGCGAGTTCAGTTCGTTCAAGCGCATTCTCGAAAACGCCTATTCGATCAACGCCATTACCTCCGAACCCGCAGGCTGGCGCGAAATTGCCCGTAAGGCGGTTGGCTTTCGCGCACCCTATCTGTCGGCAAACAAGGCGCTTTACGAGGCGCTGCCAAAGGCGGGCTATTGGTTCGACGCAAGCGGCGTGTCGCGCGGCCCTGCCCGGCCACCGACCAGCGACGGCATCACACGCTTCTCATTGCCGCAGATTCCGGAAGGTCCTGACACAAGGCGGGTGATCGCGATGGACTACAATCTCTATGTCAGGCATTCCGGCGGGTTCGAGCGGCCGAGCCAGGCGGACGAATTCGCCAACCGGACCTATGACGCCTTTCGCGCCGCCTTCGACGCTCAATACCAGGGCAAACGCATTCCGCTGGAACTCGGCTTCCATTTCACACTGATGAATGACGGCGCCTACTGGAATGCACTGGAGCGCTTTGCCGGCGAGGTCTGCACCAGGCCCGATGTCGAGTGCCTCAGCTATCGCGACTATGTTTCGCGGCGACGTGACGGCGAAAAGCAGGCGTCGGTGGGCGCTGACTAGAAGCGCTCGCCGCCCACTACTCCTCAACTTACCGGCTGATCCTCAGGCCGCAAGCCGGCTCGCTCCCGCTCCAGATAAGCCTGGTCGATTTCCGGCAACGGCGCCCCTTCAAGCGTCGCCTCGAAGGCGCGCAGGCGCTTGTAGATGGAGATCAGTTCGACGATGGTCGGCCAGGAATTCACGAGATATTGGAACGAAGTGGCGACTTGAGAAAAGGCGGTGACAATCTGCTGAAAAAGTCCAAAGGTTATCTTACCAAGAGCTAGTGTCGGAACAAGAATGAGCGTGGCAAAAACGTTGTCCACCTGGAGATATAGATAACGCACCATGTCGAAATAGACATAGTGAGCGTATAGCGTGAAGTAGTTCTTCCGAACATTGCCGAAAAGCTCGGCCAGCGTTGGTGGCTGCGCGCGTGCCGTATCGTCCTCGCCGAGGACAAGTTCCTTGCGCAGCGCGGCTTCAACACGCTGATTGCGAAACTCCAACCCAGGCAACTTGACGCCAACGACTGCCAGCAAGCCGGTGCCAAACAGAGACCAGCCGATCGCCGCGATGACCAGCGGATAAGGGATTGCGCCGACGATTGGGAGCGTTGCAACATGGACGGAAAGGGAGGCCAGCACGGGCAGGAATGCAATCAGGGTCATGATGGAGTCGATGAAGTTCACTCCGAGCCCCTGCATCGTACCCGAAAAGCGCATCGTGTCGTCCTGAACGCGCTGCGACGCCCCTTCGATATGGCGCAGCCGCGGCCAGTAAGCGGTAAAATAATCGTTCATCGCGGTGCGCCAGCGAAAGACATAATGCCTGACGAAAAAGACGTTCAAGACCGCAATCGACATATAGAGCAGCGCCAGCGACAGGAATTGCCACACTCCATAGTAGAGCTCAGCAGGGGGGACTGATCCAGGTGTGGTGAGCGCCCTCTGCACCATGTCGTAAAACATGCCGCGCCAGTCATTGAGCGCCACGCTGATCTGGACGATGAAATTGGTGACGAAAATGATCAAACCAGAGCCAAGGATCGACCAGTTCTGCCAGCGATGCGGGGAATACAGCGCCCAAAAAAGGTAGAATACGCCCATACCGGCGAAGAAATAGCCGTAAAACCAGAGAAATGCCGGCGTCAGGAATCTTATCGGGCTGATGACTGGCGCTGCTTGCGGGTCGACCGGCGGCATGCCGAGCATCGTGCCAAGGTGTTCGCCGCCGAAAAACCACAGGAGGACGAGCAGAAGGCTCCATACGACGGCCGAAATGAAAAACAACTTCGGCTGCGGGAAGAAGGATACGAACACGTTGGGGAAATCCTCGGTCGATGCGCAAATCAGTGGCGTTGCTGTTCAGCGGGCATAAGGTCACACATCGAAAGCAATGAAAATGGCCGGTGCGCGATGCCCGGCCCCGAGCAAGACCACAATCATGGCGATTTTGGCGCAGCCGACCAGATGACCGCGCCAGAGACCAGCAGCACGGCGGCGGCCACGATCGATGCGAGGAAGAAGTCGCCCGAGGCTTCGGCAAGCAGCCCGGCGACGATCGGACCGATGATCTGGCCGAGGCCGAAGGACGCCGTCATCGACGCCAGGATCCGGCGTGGCGCTTGCGGGGCAAGCTGCCTTCCGCTCTGCAGGCCGAGCGCGGTGATGGCGATGAAGGTGCCGCCAAGCAGAAACCCGCCGAGCAGCGGCCCAATGTGTCCGCCCATAGTGACGCTCGCGCTGACCCCGACCACCTCGACGAGGCACCCCCAGGCATAAGCCCGGTAGAGCCCGATCTTTGCCGCGATCTTCTGCCACAGCCAGACCGAGGGAATTCCGGCAAGGCCGGTGACCATCCACACCACGGCCTCGAAGACGCGGCCGCCGCCGCCCTGCCGGACGATGGCGACCAGGAACGTCGCCGTCACGATATAGCCGAAGCCGAACAGCCCGTAGGCGACAATGACCTTCACCAGCGACCGGTCCTTTGGCAGCGCCGGTTCGCGGCCATCGGCGCCGTTGGCGGTCGCAGTGCTGCCGAGCAGCAAGGCCACAACGGCAATCGCGCAGGCTGAGATCGCGGCGGACCAGAACCAGCCCGCCGACCAGCCGGCCTGTCCGGTGACGAGTACTGCCATCAGCGCCGAGGACGCTGCTATGCCAAGGCCGACGCCGCCGAAATGCAGCGCCTGCAGGTCGTTTCGGCCGGCCGCGGCGAGATGGCCGAAAACAATGCTGGACATGAACACCAGGACGAAGGCGCTGGCCACACCGGCCAGAAAGCGGATGACGAGAAAAGCCGACATCGTGTCGGCCAGGCCCATCAGCCCGGTGAGGACTGCGGTGGCGGCAAGACCGCCAAGCATCAGCAGGCGCTCGCGACCGTGCGCCCAGCCGCCGACGGCTGCGAGCGCGCCAACGAGATAGCCGAGATAGTTGGCGGATGCGATCCAGCCGGCATCGGCCGGCGACAGGCCAAGTTCCTGCATCATGCCGGGCAGGATCGGCGTGTAGACGAAGCGGCCGATGCCCATGGCGACGGCCAGGGCAATCATGCCGGCGAAGGCGAGGCGCAGAGGGGACGGCGAAGCGGCTTTCATTGCGGTGCACAATAGGTGCACGAGCCGGTGAGACAATCCGCTTCTTGTTGGGCCAGAGAGGGTTGCAAGGACTCTATTGAAGCGCGCAGTGATACAGGACGAGCGTCGGCGCTCTACGGCGCCCCCCTCTGTCCTGCCGGACATCTCCCCCACTTGGGGGAGATCGGCGGCTTCGGCGCCGGCTCTCCATTCTTCAATCTCGGATATTGGCGAAAGCGGCGATGACGGCCGATCTCCCCCCTCGTGGGGGAGATGCCCGGCAGGGCAGAGGGGGGCGCGAAGGATCGTCGACGTTCGTTCTGTACCGCCGCGGCGCTCGAATACGCCTACGGTGCAGGTCCGCTGCGGCTGAAATCCTCCGTACAGAGGATTCGACTTTTAATTAGACCCGAAAAGGACTGAACGCGTCTCGTAGGCCGTGCGCCGGGCCGTCAGCCGGAACGGCAGGTCGCCGAGTTCGCGCTCCGACATGCTGTCGAGCACAGGATGCGACAGCGGATCGGTTGCCCATCGGGTGGCCTCGCTTTCATGCGACCGGCTTTGCCGCGCGCCGGCAGCGGAAAAGACCCCGAGCAGTGACAAAATCTTCATCGCATTGTTCCTCTACAGGTCTGCTTCTTCCTTAAAATTTGCCGTTCCGCCTTGTATTTCAATTGAGATTTCAACCATGGCGGTTTAGAAAAACTGTATGGGTATGCTCAATCGCGTCCACCTCAACGGCCTGCGCGCCGTGGAAACCGTCGCCCGCCTGGGATCGCTTTCGGCTGCGGCGAGCGAACTCAACGTGTCCGCCAGCGCCGTCAGCCAGCAAGTCAAGCGGACGGAAGCGCAACTTGGCCAGGCGCTGTTCGAACGAACGGCAAGCGGTCTGGTGCCGACCGAATTCGGCACCGTCTTCACCGCCCGGCTCGGGGCAGGTTTCCGCGAGCTCGCCCAAGCCGTGGCGCTCGCCGACGAGGCCTCCGAATGCACGCTGGTGGTCTCGGTCGCGCCGGCCTTTGCCTCGAAGTGGCTGCTGCCTCGACTGTCACGTCACTTCGCCCTGCATCCGAATGTGCTTTTGCGCATCGACGCCTCGGTGCGGATTGCCGATCTCGATCGCTCGGACATCGACATCGCCATCCGGCTTGGCGACGGCAAATGGCCGGGCGTGCGCGCGGAGCTGCTGCTGGCGCAGGAAGTCTTCCCGGTCTGCGCTCCGGTGATCGCCGACAAACTGAAATCGATCGAAGATCTTGCCTCGACTTGCGCGATCACCGACGAAAAAGCGATGATCAGCTGGGAAAGCTGGTTCGAGGCGGCCGGGGTAAAGCCGGTCAGCTTCCTCAAGGGCGCGCGCTTCACCGACCCGATGCTTTGCCTGGAATCGGCGATCGCCGGCCACGGCGTCATGCTCGGCTGGCAGTTGCTGACGGCTGACGCTCTCGCCGACGGCCGGCTGGTCGCGCCGTTCGGCGTCCGCGCCGAGAGCGGGCTGGGCTACTGGCTGGTCACCTCGGCCAGCAAGAGCGAGAGCCGCAAGGTGCGCGATTTCAAGCTCTGGATCCGCGAGGAGATCGAGGCAACGATGGCGCAGTTCGGCGCGCTCGCCGGCGCGGCCTGAGCGGGCCCGGTCGATCACGGTGGAAAGACCGACGGCACCGGTCTATGTAAGAACCAGACTCCCACATCGCGACAGGCAGGATCATGACCACACATTCGCGCGGCGTTGCCGCAACGATCGACCCGGTGAAGCTCGACAGGCTGGCAGAAGTCGCCATCAAGGTCGGGCTGCAATTGCAGCCGGGACAGGATCTGGTGCTGACATCGTCGATCGCAGCGCTGCCTTTGACGCGACGGATCGTCGAGCATGCCTACAAGGCGGGCGCCGGCCTGGTGACGCCGATCTTCAACGACGACGAGATGACGCTGGCGCGCTTCCGCTATGGCGCCGATGCCGGTTTTGACCACGCCGCGGGCTGGCTTTACGAAGGCATGGCCAAGGCCTTCGCCAACAATGCGGCGCGGCTGGCGGTGCGCGGCGAGGATCCGTCGCTGCTGTCGGCGCAGGATCCGGCAAAAGTAGCGCGCGCCAACAAGGCAAACTCGATCGCCTACCAGCCGGCACTGGAAAAGATCACCGGCTTTGACATCAACTGGAACATCGTCGCCTATCCCGACCTGGCCTGGGCCAGGCAGGTATTTCCCGACGATGCCGATGACGTCGCCGTGGCAAAACTCGCCGACGCCATCTTTGCCGCCTCGCGGGTCGATGTCGATGACCCGATCGGCAACTGGACAGCGCACAATGCGGCTCTGCGTAGCCGCACCGAATGGCTGAACGGCCATAATTTCCATGCGCTGCATTTCACCGGACCCGGCACCGACCTGACCGTCGGTCTGGCCGACGGCCATGAATGGATGGGCGGCGCCTCGACCGCCAGGAACGGCATCACCTGCAACCCGAACATCCCGACCGAGGAGGTTTTCACCACGCCGCATGCAAGGCGCGTCGAAGGCCATGTTACGAGCACCAAGCCGCTGTCGTACCAAGGCACGCTGATCGACGGCATTGCAGTGCGTTTCGAGGCGGGCCGCATCGTCGACGCCAAGGCCAGCCGCGGCGAGGATGTGCTGAAGAAAGTGCTCGACACCGATGAAGGCTCCCGCCGGCTCGGCGAGGTCGCCTTGGTGCCGCATTCCTCGCCGATCGCGGCGAGCGGCCTCTTGTTCTTCAACACGCTGTTCGACGAGAATGCCGCCTGCCATATCGCGCTCGGCCAGTGCTATTCGAAGTGCTTTGTCGACGGCGCCTCGCTCACGCAGGACGAGATCGCGGCGCGCGGCGGCAACAAGAGCTTCATCCATATCGACTGGATGATCGGTTCGGACAAGGTCGACATCGACGGCGTCGGCAAGGACGGCGGCCGCGTGCCGGTGATGCGCAAGGGCGAGTGGGCGTAAGGGCGAGTGGGCGTAAGCAGCCGCCAGCAAGCCGTCATGGCCAGCAAGACGTCATGGCCAGCAAGACGTCATGGCGGCCAACCCCGGAGTTGGCAATGAAACGGGATATCAGGGTCAGACGCATCTACGAGCCGCCCTCGCCTGGCGATGGGCAGCGGGTGCTCATAGACCGCGTATGGCCGCGCGGCGTCCGCAAGGAAGACGCCGAACTGACGCTATGGCTGAAGACCATCGCGCCAAGCGATGAATTGCGCAAATGGTTCGGCCACGATCCGACGCGCTGGATGGAATTCCAGCAGCGCTATCGCGGCGAGCTCGACAGGAACAGCGAGGCGGTCGGCCAATTGCGCGCCCTGCTCGACAACGGCCGGGTGACACTGCTCTACGGCGCCCAGGACGAACTGCACAACAACGCAGTGGCTTTGGCCGATTATCTCAGCCTGAAGGGCTGAGGCAGCGCGCTGCCGGATCACATCCGCGCCTTTGTCGCTAAAGCGCGTCGCATTTGACCGGCCTCACGCGACGCGCTTTAGGTTGTTGGTTTTATGCATGTCGTTATCGCAAAACCGCTGCACACTTTTGCGCGACATGCATTAATCTCAGGCGACACGCAGTTCCGTGGCCGCATCGAAGAGGTGCACCTTGCCCGGCAGCACCGAAAGATTGATCGCGGCGCCGGCGTTGCGGCGCTCGTCACGCGGCACCACGGCGACGGCATCGTATCCCGCCACGCGCAAATGAATCTGGACATCCGCGCCGGTCGTTTCGGACAGCACGACCTCGCCCTTGATCTCACCCGCATCCGAAATGCCGAGATCATG is part of the Mesorhizobium sp. L-2-11 genome and harbors:
- a CDS encoding protein-S-isoprenylcysteine O-methyltransferase, translating into MSVASLGEIIWVVGLVAWYVIRYPFERRAKRVRIVAGGRSSSDTVGLASALLGLAILPGFYVATGIPAAADHPASLWSVALGTIIFCSALWIFRMSHKELGRNWSITLEIRERHELVSAGPYALVRHPMYTSFLLMGLGQAFLLPNWVAGISGLIGFAVLFLLRVDKEERMMLENIGPQYRAYMERTKRIFPYLY
- a CDS encoding ABC transporter — encoded protein: MSRMLIVMVATLAVTSLSGCANGIGKGKGKAPPPEPAAVEEPVIK
- a CDS encoding L,D-transpeptidase → MEEHDIARRGLVLGSLALMLSGCTSTLREVTEPISSAFGPRNGLNPRFRRRHVRYDGNEPPGTIVVDTSQRFLYAVEGDGWATRYGVGVGEQGLSFKGTATIARKADWPSWTPTANMMRRKPRLVQYAGGVPGGPNNPLGARALYLYRNGRDTHFRIHGTNEPWTIGTAVSSGCIRLINDDIIDLYDRTPLGTTVVVI
- a CDS encoding SDR family NAD(P)-dependent oxidoreductase, translated to MKPDFHGKVAIVTGAGSGIGAAVSRQLAQEGAEVVVADLDAEAARRMAAEISAQGGRAHDFAVDVTDAAAVEKLVEFTVQKCGGLDMAVNNAGIDGVRKATADYPLDNWHKLINVNLNGVFYSMKYEIAAMLDRGGGAIVNMSSILGSVGLPTASAYTAAKHGVVGLTKVAAIEYARMGIRINVVGPGWIETPLLSEQVETLATRRMAALQPMGRRGKPEEVAALVCFLLSDQASFITGSYHLVDGAYTAH
- the der gene encoding ribosome biogenesis GTPase Der codes for the protein MTFKVAIIGRPNVGKSTLFNRLVGRKLALVDDTPGVTRDRRVHAAKLYDLHFDVIDTAGFEDAAASTLPGRMRAQTEIAIREADLIFFTIDAKSGLMPDDKTFAEIVRKSGKPVVVVANKAEARGAQGGMLEAWELGLGEPIPVSAEHGQGLPDLRDAVISALGEARAFGEEEDADEEAAASEVLIGEDITDPDAEPSYDDTKPMRIAVVGRPNAGKSTLINALIGEERLLTGPEAGITRDSISVDWDWHGRRLKLFDTAGMRRKARIHEKLEVMSVQDGLRAIRFAEIVIIVLDATIPFEKQDLQIADLIIREGRAPVIAFNKWDMIDHPQELLAELREKTERLLPQARGIQAVPVSAETGRGLDKLMDAVIKTHRVWNSRVSTGKLNRWLEGILAHHPPPAVAGRRLKIKYVTQAKTRPPGFVVSCSRPDAMPQSYVRYLSNSLREAFDMPGVPIRIALRTSENPFAGKAKKRR
- a CDS encoding tetratricopeptide repeat protein encodes the protein MSDDSFIREVNEEMRRDQAHALWDRFGPALLALAILVVVGTAAFVGYRYWDETRANRSGDAFSQALKLANEGKSDEALAALDALEKDGYGAYPLLARMRAATVKADKGDVAAAVKDFDEVAADTDIPSGLRDMARLRAALLLVDHGSFADVSSRVETLTADTNPLRHTAREALGLAAWKEGKATDALKLFDQIASDDSAPRNARERATLMSELIRGSGNVS
- a CDS encoding polysaccharide deacetylase family protein — translated: MPRLSRAVAFSIASLAAAGAAVADPPAPVKPKQAVLISFDSARDISQWKRSRALAQRTGAHFTYFVSCVFLLSPETRKQYTAPGGTSGKSNIGFAASKQEIADRLEQINLAASEGHDIGSHACGHFDGKDWNKADWLSEFSSFKRILENAYSINAITSEPAGWREIARKAVGFRAPYLSANKALYEALPKAGYWFDASGVSRGPARPPTSDGITRFSLPQIPEGPDTRRVIAMDYNLYVRHSGGFERPSQADEFANRTYDAFRAAFDAQYQGKRIPLELGFHFTLMNDGAYWNALERFAGEVCTRPDVECLSYRDYVSRRRDGEKQASVGAD